One Pyrus communis chromosome 4, drPyrComm1.1, whole genome shotgun sequence genomic region harbors:
- the LOC137732463 gene encoding uncharacterized protein, translating into MGEPSLFDKMISHLRATSKYYTGYPKDLGPSRVIHFTSEREFVQLLHEGHPVVVAFTLRCNLTKHLDGVLEEAAAEFYPHVKFMRVECPKYPGFCITRQRKEYPFIEIFHSPQQGRVADANITKYSVKVLPFNYDTSAYGFREFFKRHGIQSSSPQ; encoded by the exons ATGGGGGAGCCATCACTTTTTGATAAAATGATCAGCCATCTACGTGCAACATCCAA GTATTATACTGGCTATCCAAAGGATCTTGGGCCATCAAGGGTCATCCATTTTACATCAGAACGCGAGTTTGTCCAGCTCCTTCATGAAGGCCATCCCGTGGTTGTTGCATTCACCCTCAG GTGTAATCTCACAAAACATCTTGATGGAGTATTGGAGGAAGCTGCAGCTGAGTTTTATccacatgtaaaatttatgcgC GTCGAATGCCCAAAATATCCTGGTTTCTGTATAACACGGCAGAGGAAGGAATATCCATTTATAGAAATATTTCATAGTCCACAACAA GGAAGGGTTGCTGATGCAAATATTACAAAGTACTCTGTGAAAGTTCTTCCC TTCAATTACGACACTAGTGCCTACGGATTTAGAGAGTTTTTCAAGCGGCATGGGATACAGTCGTCAAGTCCACAGTGA